A region from the Candidatus Limnocylindrales bacterium genome encodes:
- a CDS encoding Bax inhibitor-1/YccA family protein has translation MSQHLAMRSGNPALSADTFRVPRVAGDAMTVGGTVNKTAIALLLLIATAAYTWNLGRAGDPMVNTLTMVGIVGGLITALATVFKKEWAPVTAPGYALLEGLALGGISVAFEARYPGIVSQAIFLTFGTLGALLIAYRSGLVRATENFKLGVVAATGGIALVYLIGFVMSFFGTSIPLIHGSGMVGIGFSLVVVGIAALNLVLDFDFIEQGAERGAPKYMEWYAAFGLLVTLVWLYLEILRLLSKLQERR, from the coding sequence ATGAGCCAACATCTAGCCATGCGCTCGGGCAACCCCGCCCTCAGCGCCGACACCTTCCGAGTTCCCCGCGTCGCCGGCGATGCCATGACCGTCGGCGGAACCGTCAACAAGACTGCAATCGCGCTGCTACTGCTGATTGCCACCGCCGCCTACACCTGGAACCTCGGCCGCGCCGGCGACCCGATGGTCAACACCCTGACGATGGTGGGCATCGTCGGCGGATTGATCACGGCGCTGGCAACCGTGTTCAAGAAGGAGTGGGCGCCCGTGACCGCACCCGGCTACGCCTTGCTCGAAGGCCTTGCGCTGGGCGGCATTTCGGTTGCGTTCGAGGCGCGCTATCCCGGCATCGTCAGCCAGGCCATCTTTCTCACCTTCGGGACCCTCGGCGCGCTGCTGATTGCGTATCGTTCGGGGCTCGTTCGGGCCACGGAGAACTTCAAGCTCGGTGTGGTCGCTGCCACCGGAGGGATCGCGCTCGTCTATCTCATCGGGTTCGTGATGAGCTTCTTCGGCACTTCGATCCCTCTCATCCACGGCAGCGGCATGGTAGGCATCGGCTTCAGCCTGGTCGTGGTCGGCATTGCCGCCCTCAACCTCGTGCTGGACTTCGACTTCATCGAGCAGGGCGCCGAGCGCGGCGCACCCAAGTACATGGAGTGGTACGCGGCGTTCGGGCTGCTCGTGACGCTGGTCTGGCTGTACCTCGAGATCCTACGCCTGCTCTCCAAGCTGCAGGAACGGCGCTAG
- a CDS encoding NADH-quinone oxidoreductase subunit B family protein translates to MSLINSVPEMVLTTKLDQLLNWTRKSSLWYMLFGLACCAIEMMQTGGPRSDLDRFGMAPRATPRVSDLMIVAGTLTLKMALRTKVLYEQMPDPKYVLSMGSCANCGGLFQLAYSVCDGVDKIIPVDVYVPGCPPRPEALTEGLLLLQQKMMQERWLVKADRSADAA, encoded by the coding sequence ATGTCACTGATTAACAGCGTCCCGGAGATGGTGCTGACCACCAAGCTGGATCAGCTCCTGAACTGGACGCGCAAATCCTCGCTCTGGTACATGCTGTTCGGCCTTGCCTGCTGCGCGATCGAGATGATGCAGACGGGCGGGCCGCGCTCCGACCTCGATCGATTCGGCATGGCGCCGCGCGCCACTCCGCGCGTGTCGGATCTGATGATCGTGGCCGGCACGCTCACGCTCAAGATGGCGCTTCGCACCAAGGTGCTCTACGAGCAGATGCCCGACCCGAAGTACGTGCTGTCGATGGGAAGCTGCGCCAACTGCGGCGGCCTGTTCCAGCTCGCCTACTCGGTGTGCGACGGCGTCGACAAGATCATTCCGGTCGACGTCTACGTGCCAGGCTGTCCGCCGCGGCCGGAGGCGCTGACCGAGGGCCTGCTGCTGCTCCAGCAGAAGATGATGCAGGAGCGCTGGCTGGTGAAGGCGGACCGAAGCGCGGACGCAGCCTGA
- a CDS encoding TauD/TfdA family dioxygenase, whose amino-acid sequence MTTAANTVTKTATWNVKRLSGSLGAEIRGISLAAADASDAEAIKALLTEHLVLFFPDQGLTPDQHIAFGRLFGQLESHPNLSIGAERPEFFELHAYGGQGAVADEWHSDLSCQARPSLIAILHMVRCPDVGGDTMWTNTYKAYDELSAPMREFCDGLSALHDAHPHGKPEQMAVHPVVRVHPETGRKALFVNEHFTRRIVELSHQESEVILAFLTRWVASPRFTVRYHWTPGTIAMWDNRCTQHHVLNDFEGDRIIQRVTVMGDDPKPATPPRWKPYIKGVTAGSHRDFQLQTFLSSARSGARES is encoded by the coding sequence ATGACGACCGCTGCGAACACCGTCACCAAAACCGCGACCTGGAACGTGAAGCGACTGTCGGGGTCGCTCGGAGCCGAGATCCGGGGGATCTCGCTGGCCGCGGCGGATGCTTCCGATGCCGAGGCGATCAAGGCGCTGCTGACCGAGCACCTGGTGCTGTTCTTCCCCGATCAGGGACTGACACCCGACCAGCACATCGCGTTCGGCCGCCTGTTCGGCCAGCTCGAATCGCATCCGAACCTGTCGATCGGTGCCGAGCGTCCCGAGTTCTTCGAGCTGCATGCCTACGGCGGCCAGGGCGCGGTGGCCGATGAATGGCACAGCGACCTGTCGTGCCAGGCCCGGCCGTCGCTGATCGCGATCCTGCACATGGTCCGATGTCCCGACGTCGGCGGCGACACGATGTGGACCAACACCTACAAGGCCTACGACGAGCTCTCGGCGCCGATGCGCGAATTCTGCGACGGCCTCTCGGCGCTGCACGACGCGCATCCTCACGGCAAGCCCGAGCAGATGGCGGTGCACCCGGTCGTACGCGTTCACCCCGAGACGGGCAGGAAGGCGCTGTTCGTCAACGAGCACTTCACGCGCCGCATCGTCGAGCTGAGCCATCAGGAGAGCGAGGTGATCCTGGCGTTCCTGACGCGCTGGGTGGCGAGCCCGCGTTTCACGGTGCGTTATCACTGGACGCCGGGAACGATCGCGATGTGGGACAATCGCTGCACGCAGCACCACGTGCTCAACGACTTCGAAGGCGACCGCATCATCCAGCGCGTCACGGTGATGGGCGACGATCCCAAGCCCGCCACGCCTCCTCGATGGAAGCCGTACATCAAGGGGGTCACGGCCGGAAGCCATCGCGACTTCCAGCTGCAGACGTTCCTGAGCAGCGCCCGGAGCGGCGCGCGCGAGAGTTGA
- a CDS encoding NADH-quinone oxidoreductase subunit C, giving the protein MDIQAIQKLLHDRFGAVVGHVASARLFDYIEVAPDRIDDVAYYVATEPALLFDSLSNLSACDYPQRGKIQIVYDLYSYTHDHTLVLKVDADRANPRVATVERVWPAANWHEREAYDLLGVVFTGHSDLRRILLPDDWVGHPLRKDYVEAPDYHGISTIRESVLNVPGRN; this is encoded by the coding sequence ATGGACATTCAAGCGATTCAAAAGCTGCTGCATGACCGGTTCGGCGCAGTGGTCGGGCACGTGGCCAGCGCCCGGCTGTTCGATTACATCGAGGTCGCACCGGACAGGATCGACGACGTCGCGTACTACGTTGCCACCGAGCCGGCGCTTCTCTTCGATTCGCTCAGCAACCTGTCGGCCTGCGATTACCCGCAGCGCGGCAAGATCCAGATCGTCTACGACCTCTACTCCTATACTCACGACCATACGCTGGTGCTGAAGGTCGACGCCGACCGTGCCAACCCGCGCGTGGCCACGGTCGAGCGCGTCTGGCCGGCGGCCAACTGGCACGAGCGCGAGGCGTACGACCTTCTCGGCGTCGTCTTCACCGGCCACAGCGATCTTCGCCGAATCCTGCTTCCGGACGACTGGGTCGGCCACCCGCTGCGCAAGGACTACGTGGAGGCGCCCGACTACCACGGCATCTCCACGATCCGCGAAAGCGTCCTCAACGTTCCGGGGCGCAACTAA
- a CDS encoding iron ABC transporter permease yields the protein MVAAAGIAAVLGVIIGSVPVDFAAALADAGTARTILLDLRLPRVMLAGLVGAALAVSGAALQPALRNPLASPEIIGVSGGAALAAVAALALLPAATLTQNIVPLISFVGAAASMLLVYQLAHVRGRLDPYAQVLIGVIFNTFAAALILLIHALVDLNRSHSIVFWMMGGIAIEPYPVIALVAVVVALAAAALAADAHSLNLLSLGDDTARNLGVATDAVRRRVFVASSLLVGAVVALCGIITFAGLVVPHVLRRMLGSDNRLLIPASFFGGAAFLIACDALARWVSAPAELPVGAITALTGAPFFVYLLRRRPWRDESL from the coding sequence ATGGTCGCGGCGGCCGGGATCGCCGCGGTCTTGGGTGTCATCATCGGCAGCGTGCCGGTCGACTTCGCGGCAGCGTTGGCCGATGCCGGGACGGCCAGGACGATCCTGCTCGACCTGCGCCTGCCGCGCGTGATGCTGGCCGGTCTCGTCGGCGCTGCGCTGGCCGTCTCCGGCGCAGCGCTCCAGCCGGCGCTGCGCAACCCGCTGGCCAGCCCCGAAATCATCGGCGTTTCCGGCGGTGCCGCGCTGGCGGCGGTGGCCGCGCTGGCGCTGCTGCCCGCGGCCACGCTGACGCAGAACATCGTTCCGCTGATCTCGTTCGTCGGGGCCGCGGCCTCCATGCTGCTCGTCTACCAGCTCGCGCACGTTCGCGGCCGGCTCGACCCGTACGCGCAGGTTCTGATCGGCGTCATCTTCAATACGTTCGCCGCTGCGCTGATCCTGCTCATTCACGCGCTCGTGGACCTGAACCGCTCCCACTCCATCGTCTTCTGGATGATGGGCGGCATTGCCATCGAGCCGTATCCGGTGATCGCGCTGGTGGCGGTGGTGGTCGCGCTGGCGGCTGCGGCGCTCGCCGCCGACGCGCACTCCCTGAACCTGCTCTCGCTCGGCGACGACACGGCGCGCAATCTCGGCGTTGCGACGGACGCGGTGCGCAGGCGGGTGTTCGTGGCGTCCTCGCTGCTGGTGGGCGCGGTGGTTGCGCTGTGCGGGATCATCACGTTTGCCGGCCTGGTCGTGCCGCACGTCCTGCGGCGCATGCTCGGCAGCGACAACCGGCTGCTGATCCCCGCCTCGTTCTTCGGCGGGGCGGCGTTCCTGATCGCCTGCGATGCGCTGGCACGCTGGGTGAGCGCGCCCGCCGAGCTGCCCGTCGGTGCCATCACCGCGCTGACGGGGGCACCATTTTTCGTTTATCTGCTGCGACGCCGACCGTGGCGGGACGAATCGCTGTGA
- a CDS encoding ABC transporter ATP-binding protein — MTTALEMAGVSFAYPGGGARIADIDVTVRVGGTLAIVGPNGSGKTTMLRLASGALSPSSGRVRVCGDLDPARAPGRELARRVAVVAAHTLAGFPYSAEEVVLMGRAPHVEGFRLESQEDLRIAHASMEAMDVSHLAQRDFDSLSSGEKQRVAVARALAQQPQLLLLDEPAAFLDIKHQVQLYDLLWRRCREGSLTVVSVLHDLNLAALYFESVAMLHGGRIFAQGAPGDVITYANVKEVFETDVYVDRNHLTGHLNVLPLPLGVVASPKGP, encoded by the coding sequence ATGACGACGGCGCTGGAGATGGCCGGCGTCAGCTTCGCCTATCCCGGCGGCGGGGCGCGAATCGCGGACATCGACGTCACCGTCCGCGTCGGCGGCACGCTGGCGATCGTGGGGCCGAACGGCTCCGGAAAGACGACGATGCTTCGGCTCGCCAGCGGCGCGCTCTCGCCGAGCAGCGGCCGAGTCCGCGTCTGCGGCGATCTGGACCCGGCAAGGGCGCCCGGCCGCGAGCTCGCACGCCGCGTCGCCGTCGTCGCGGCCCATACTCTTGCCGGCTTTCCCTACTCCGCCGAAGAAGTCGTGCTAATGGGCCGCGCCCCGCACGTCGAGGGGTTTCGCCTGGAGTCGCAGGAGGATCTGCGCATCGCGCACGCTTCGATGGAGGCGATGGACGTCTCGCACCTGGCGCAGCGCGACTTCGACAGTCTCTCGAGCGGCGAGAAGCAGAGGGTCGCCGTAGCGCGGGCGCTGGCGCAGCAGCCCCAGCTTCTTCTGCTGGACGAGCCGGCTGCATTCCTCGACATCAAGCATCAGGTGCAGCTCTACGACCTTCTCTGGCGCAGATGCCGCGAAGGATCGCTCACCGTGGTCTCGGTGCTCCACGACCTCAATCTTGCGGCCCTGTACTTCGAGTCGGTGGCGATGCTGCACGGCGGCCGAATCTTCGCGCAGGGAGCGCCGGGCGATGTCATCACCTACGCGAACGTGAAAGAGGTGTTCGAAACCGACGTGTACGTCGACCGCAACCACCTGACGGGGCATCTGAACGTCCTGCCCCTGCCGCTGGGCGTGGTGGCCTCGCCGAAGGGCCCGTGA
- a CDS encoding NADH-quinone oxidoreductase subunit A, translated as MQFDYINIPIFLGLGAFLCALMMGLGALLRPANPERAKTTTYECGEVVEGNSWINFNIRFYVVALVFVIFDVEVAFVYPVVAVFKQWVADGRGLVALTEIALFIAILVCGLVYVWRKGDLQWVKKVAAARAPQAPPPTAPGGRVYVTD; from the coding sequence ATGCAGTTCGATTACATAAACATCCCGATCTTTCTGGGATTGGGAGCCTTCCTGTGTGCCCTGATGATGGGGCTGGGCGCGCTCCTGCGACCTGCCAACCCCGAGCGCGCCAAGACGACCACCTACGAGTGCGGTGAAGTCGTCGAAGGCAACTCCTGGATCAACTTCAACATCCGCTTCTACGTCGTCGCACTCGTCTTCGTCATCTTCGACGTCGAGGTGGCGTTCGTCTACCCCGTCGTCGCGGTCTTCAAGCAGTGGGTTGCAGACGGGCGCGGACTCGTCGCTCTGACGGAAATTGCTCTCTTCATTGCCATCCTGGTTTGTGGTCTCGTCTACGTTTGGCGCAAAGGCGATCTGCAGTGGGTGAAGAAGGTAGCCGCCGCTCGCGCCCCGCAGGCTCCGCCGCCGACCGCGCCGGGAGGAAGAGTCTATGTCACTGATTAA
- a CDS encoding SRPBCC family protein, protein MSTAILADDPTVVGRILEHIDHRTTDLGRAIWREPVDNYRSAQRYDAELALLRRLPSAFCPSAALPTSGSYVARRAAGTPILAVRGEDGSVQAFRNACRHRGAQLVDGAGCEKAFVCRYHGWTYGLSGNLRHVPHEHGFPGLDKGVRGLVPVKTVETSGIVFVTQNEPVAGAPDSAASAASLTDLIPSRFRCVGPSAYEGDVAANWKIMVEGFLEGYHIRSTHRGTFYPLQFDNLNVVEHFGDNTRIAFPYKSIHRMREVAPPLRSAEGTLTYVYHLFPNTMVATFPGRIFLVSVEPLSIDSTRLVTYMLTDHSPDDADAAERITTASQLVDAGAAEDREVACAIQRGLATGANDFFEFGLFESAIGHFHRTLHAALETAARSAA, encoded by the coding sequence ATGAGCACGGCCATTCTCGCCGACGACCCCACCGTCGTCGGCCGCATCCTCGAGCACATCGACCACCGGACCACCGACCTCGGCCGCGCAATCTGGCGCGAGCCGGTGGACAACTACCGGAGCGCGCAGCGCTACGACGCCGAGCTCGCGCTTCTGCGGCGGCTGCCGAGCGCGTTCTGCCCGTCGGCGGCGCTGCCAACTTCCGGGTCCTACGTCGCACGCCGCGCCGCCGGAACGCCGATCCTCGCCGTGCGCGGCGAGGACGGCTCGGTGCAGGCGTTCCGCAACGCGTGCCGTCACCGAGGCGCGCAGCTCGTCGATGGCGCCGGATGCGAGAAGGCATTCGTGTGCCGCTACCACGGCTGGACCTACGGCCTGAGCGGCAATCTGCGCCACGTGCCGCACGAGCACGGCTTTCCCGGGCTCGACAAAGGGGTGCGCGGGCTCGTGCCGGTGAAGACGGTGGAAACCTCCGGAATCGTATTCGTGACGCAGAACGAGCCCGTCGCCGGCGCACCCGACTCGGCGGCCAGCGCCGCCTCGCTGACCGATCTGATCCCGTCACGCTTCCGGTGCGTCGGCCCCAGCGCCTACGAAGGCGACGTCGCGGCCAATTGGAAAATCATGGTCGAAGGCTTCCTCGAGGGCTATCACATCCGTTCCACGCATCGCGGGACCTTCTACCCGCTGCAATTCGACAACCTCAACGTCGTCGAGCACTTCGGCGACAACACCCGCATCGCGTTTCCCTACAAGTCGATCCATCGGATGCGCGAGGTTGCGCCGCCCCTGCGCAGCGCCGAAGGCACGCTGACCTACGTCTATCATCTGTTCCCGAACACGATGGTGGCGACGTTTCCCGGCCGCATCTTCCTGGTGTCGGTGGAGCCGCTGAGCATCGACAGCACGCGCCTGGTCACGTACATGCTGACCGACCATTCGCCCGACGACGCGGACGCCGCCGAGCGCATCACCACCGCCTCCCAGCTCGTCGACGCGGGTGCGGCCGAGGATCGCGAAGTGGCTTGCGCGATCCAGAGAGGCCTCGCCACCGGCGCGAACGATTTTTTCGAGTTCGGGCTCTTCGAATCAGCCATCGGCCATTTCCACCGAACCCTCCATGCGGCGCTCGAGACCGCTGCTCGAAGTGCAGCGTGA
- a CDS encoding DUF6600 domain-containing protein, translating into MIETRTPLPVLVAVAVAVTSGACATRRVEHVEVPYNQGYDDRYYQDTEYESAPVYEERIQERYDDRGYEQRYDERYDAGYREAPPPASAEVVEEDYFYRSLAPHGRWVQHAEFGWVWSPSGVAAGWRPYTEGEWVWADEYGWYWSSYEPWGWATYHYGRWYFDPFYGWSWVPGYTWAPAWVSWRVGGGYIGWSPLWPDYFDHHHHHHWWYRHRHDHDWHRRHRGRDWDPWIFTRDRDFTSPRVGRRQIRDARERDRIRDSAREIRVDRRRPETIGRALDRRIVERATGRPIRPAKIERADRPGRAREGQRDRVQVFRPQVRQARDKTPDKIGVAKPQSREEREQQRRAWETLRGDDRGRDGRAGEDRTRDRDGRAGEDRTRDRDGRGGEDRMRDVGGGDERGRDGRGGEDRMRDVRGGGERDRDGRGGDGRMQDVGGGGDRGRTPSGTVDERGRDERAPAQRPSAVPPGGAAGRPEDRRGGPPATEDRIRQRQDFDDRGRGGFQRPDDRFDSRRAPEPRERIDTRTPSTRQPTQRPQMERTIPQPRSTRPEFAPSGRQPPTPRPEPRRQFAPSPRPSAPPPGAREMDRPRPNVRETSREIERVAPPPRSSSPPPMREAPRSSGGYSPSRMGGDGGPRGGGGAGMSAPRGGGGGGGRGSDRAR; encoded by the coding sequence ATGATCGAGACTCGCACCCCCCTTCCTGTTCTTGTTGCCGTGGCCGTCGCCGTGACGAGCGGCGCGTGTGCGACTCGCCGAGTCGAGCATGTCGAGGTCCCATACAATCAGGGCTACGACGACCGCTATTACCAGGACACCGAGTACGAGAGCGCTCCGGTCTACGAGGAACGCATCCAGGAGCGCTACGACGACCGGGGCTACGAGCAGCGATACGATGAGCGTTACGACGCCGGATATCGCGAAGCGCCGCCACCGGCATCGGCCGAGGTCGTCGAAGAGGACTACTTCTATCGCTCGCTGGCTCCGCACGGCCGCTGGGTGCAGCACGCCGAGTTCGGCTGGGTGTGGTCGCCCTCAGGCGTTGCCGCTGGATGGCGGCCCTACACGGAAGGCGAGTGGGTGTGGGCGGATGAGTACGGCTGGTACTGGTCGTCGTACGAGCCCTGGGGCTGGGCGACGTACCACTATGGCCGCTGGTACTTCGATCCGTTCTACGGCTGGTCGTGGGTGCCGGGCTATACGTGGGCGCCGGCATGGGTGAGCTGGCGCGTGGGCGGCGGCTACATCGGATGGTCGCCGCTGTGGCCGGACTACTTCGATCATCACCATCATCATCACTGGTGGTACCGCCACCGCCACGATCATGACTGGCACCGCCGTCATCGCGGCCGCGACTGGGATCCGTGGATCTTCACGCGCGATCGCGACTTCACCTCGCCACGCGTAGGCCGGCGCCAGATTCGCGATGCGCGCGAACGCGATCGCATTCGCGATAGCGCGCGAGAGATCCGTGTCGATCGCCGCCGCCCGGAAACGATCGGCCGCGCTCTCGACCGCCGCATCGTCGAGCGCGCAACCGGACGCCCGATCCGCCCCGCCAAGATCGAACGCGCCGACAGGCCGGGAAGGGCGCGCGAAGGACAGCGCGATCGCGTGCAGGTGTTCCGCCCGCAGGTCCGGCAGGCCCGCGACAAGACGCCCGACAAGATCGGGGTGGCCAAGCCGCAATCGCGCGAGGAGCGCGAGCAGCAGCGGCGGGCGTGGGAAACGCTGCGCGGCGACGATCGCGGCCGCGACGGCCGCGCCGGCGAAGACCGCACGCGCGATCGCGACGGCCGCGCCGGCGAGGACCGCACGCGGGATCGCGACGGCCGCGGCGGCGAGGATCGCATGCGGGACGTCGGCGGTGGCGACGAGCGCGGACGCGACGGCCGCGGCGGCGAGGATCGCATGCGGGACGTCCGCGGTGGCGGCGAGCGCGATCGCGACGGCCGCGGCGGTGATGGTCGCATGCAGGACGTCGGCGGCGGCGGCGACCGCGGCCGCACTCCTTCAGGCACCGTCGACGAGCGCGGTCGCGACGAACGGGCGCCGGCGCAGCGGCCGAGCGCGGTGCCGCCCGGCGGCGCGGCAGGGCGACCCGAGGACCGACGCGGTGGGCCTCCGGCCACCGAAGATCGCATTCGCCAGCGCCAGGACTTCGACGACCGCGGTCGCGGCGGCTTTCAGCGTCCCGACGATCGCTTCGATTCGCGGCGCGCGCCCGAGCCGCGCGAGCGCATCGATACGCGCACGCCGTCGACGCGTCAGCCCACGCAGAGGCCGCAGATGGAACGGACGATTCCGCAACCGCGAAGCACGCGGCCCGAGTTCGCTCCGAGCGGGCGCCAGCCCCCCACGCCGCGGCCCGAGCCGCGTCGCCAGTTCGCGCCCAGCCCGCGGCCCTCAGCGCCGCCGCCCGGTGCGCGCGAGATGGACCGGCCGCGGCCGAATGTTCGCGAGACGTCGCGGGAGATCGAGCGCGTGGCGCCGCCGCCGCGCTCGTCCTCGCCGCCGCCGATGCGCGAAGCTCCGCGCTCGTCAGGCGGTTATTCGCCGTCGCGAATGGGCGGCGACGGAGGACCGCGCGGAGGTGGAGGTGCCGGCATGTCGGCGCCGCGTGGCGGTGGTGGAGGAGGCGGCCGCGGCAGCGACCGCGCGCGCTGA
- a CDS encoding helical backbone metal receptor: MATIHSSTRGSFPDPPRHTSGGGTAVRRPPPHRGTLTRVFAGIRVTAAAAAMSLSAPGPATVEAANAPARIVSLVPAVTETLFAIGAGPRVVGVSTFCDFPEQVVSLPRVGSFVAPVAEAIVALSPDLVITSPTPGNQPAVRAIERAGVRIAVVRSEGGLAEAKAAIRDVASAAGVAAAGADLVAHLEAELEATSASVQGLARPRVAVVVGRDPLVLAGPESYLGELVAIAGGTNVASGLRGRWPRVGHEFLIENAPEVIIDLTIAMAGEGTAQSAQSAWNDHPAIPAVAAQRVYPSSDRATGDAVMLLRPGPRLARACSLLAGWIHPARAPRPQPGEQQ, encoded by the coding sequence ATGGCTACGATTCATTCGAGCACCCGCGGCAGTTTTCCCGACCCGCCGCGACACACATCGGGAGGCGGCACTGCCGTGCGCCGCCCTCCACCGCATCGCGGTACTCTCACCCGCGTCTTCGCGGGCATTCGGGTCACCGCCGCGGCCGCGGCGATGTCGTTATCAGCCCCCGGTCCAGCCACCGTGGAGGCGGCCAATGCGCCTGCGCGCATCGTTTCGCTGGTACCGGCGGTGACCGAGACGCTGTTTGCCATAGGTGCTGGCCCCAGAGTGGTGGGCGTGTCCACCTTCTGCGATTTTCCGGAACAGGTGGTTTCGCTTCCCAGGGTAGGCAGCTTCGTCGCGCCCGTCGCCGAGGCCATCGTCGCGCTTTCGCCCGATCTCGTGATCACGTCCCCGACGCCGGGCAACCAGCCGGCGGTGCGGGCAATCGAGCGCGCGGGTGTCCGCATCGCCGTCGTGCGGAGCGAGGGCGGACTGGCCGAGGCCAAGGCGGCGATTCGCGACGTGGCTTCGGCGGCGGGCGTCGCGGCTGCCGGTGCCGACCTGGTCGCGCACCTGGAGGCGGAGCTCGAGGCGACCTCGGCATCGGTCCAGGGCCTGGCGCGGCCACGGGTTGCGGTGGTCGTTGGCCGCGACCCGCTCGTGCTGGCCGGACCCGAGAGCTATCTCGGCGAGCTGGTCGCCATCGCCGGCGGCACCAACGTCGCCTCCGGCCTCAGGGGGCGCTGGCCGCGCGTGGGACATGAATTCCTGATCGAGAACGCGCCCGAGGTCATCATCGACCTGACCATCGCCATGGCAGGAGAGGGTACGGCGCAATCGGCGCAGTCGGCGTGGAACGATCATCCCGCCATTCCGGCCGTGGCGGCGCAGCGCGTCTACCCCAGCTCCGACCGTGCGACCGGGGACGCCGTCATGCTGCTGCGGCCGGGCCCGCGCCTTGCGCGGGCATGCTCACTGCTGGCGGGCTGGATCCATCCGGCACGCGCGCCGCGCCCGCAGCCGGGCGAGCAGCAATGA
- a CDS encoding AraC family transcriptional regulator: MRAYLFDRCLLVQAQTLVVDRRTRPYRRLAATIIIANRGDVLLEAGDKPPARYEGVLVAPNVARRFIEAVDCDLTIIDAGITSTAYRALAPRLARNSIQRIDAEALARAREVCRQSFGGEVACSAAIDLFHRVVAAVAGDAPPAPEYDARVRRVLELCEERRLDELAVSALAAEVGLSESRLRALFAKQIGCTLPQVRRWIAVWKAAMLWREDLSFTDVAHIVGFYDLAHADHVLAETFGISPSDMIDRSKLQFHRC; this comes from the coding sequence ATGAGGGCCTACCTCTTCGACCGCTGCCTGCTCGTACAGGCGCAGACGCTGGTGGTGGACCGGCGGACCAGGCCATACCGGCGCCTGGCGGCAACCATCATCATCGCCAACCGCGGCGACGTTCTGCTCGAGGCGGGCGACAAGCCGCCGGCGCGGTATGAGGGGGTGCTGGTCGCGCCGAACGTGGCCCGCCGGTTCATCGAAGCGGTCGACTGCGACCTGACCATCATCGACGCCGGCATCACCAGCACCGCCTACCGCGCTCTGGCTCCGAGGCTCGCACGCAACAGCATCCAGCGGATCGATGCGGAGGCGCTCGCGCGGGCTCGCGAGGTTTGCCGGCAGTCGTTCGGCGGCGAGGTGGCCTGCTCGGCGGCCATCGACCTGTTTCATCGAGTGGTTGCCGCCGTGGCCGGCGATGCGCCGCCGGCGCCCGAGTACGACGCGCGGGTCCGTCGCGTGCTCGAGCTGTGCGAGGAGCGCCGCCTCGACGAGCTGGCGGTTTCGGCGCTCGCCGCCGAAGTGGGATTGTCCGAGTCGCGCCTGCGGGCGCTGTTCGCCAAGCAGATCGGATGCACCCTGCCGCAGGTGCGACGCTGGATCGCCGTGTGGAAGGCAGCGATGCTGTGGCGCGAGGACCTGAGCTTCACCGACGTCGCGCACATCGTAGGTTTCTACGATCTCGCACACGCCGATCACGTTCTTGCCGAAACGTTCGGCATCAGCCCGAGCGACATGATCGACCGCTCCAAGCTGCAGTTCCACCGTTGCTGA
- a CDS encoding TetR/AcrR family transcriptional regulator, which yields MSTRRPTARRRSKKSAAAGDSSASGAGNARTATRERLIDAARQLLEEGGYGAASVQAVADRAGVAAGAMYRHFPSKAELFVEVFRHAAAHDLAAVDQAATGGTCMQRLEAAVAAHARGVLRHRRLAWALLYEPVDPLVDEERLVYRRTYCRHMAGLLRQAVAAGEIPRQDVELSAAALVGAVAEALVGPLSPVAGQMESAERIIATLVRFCRRSVGAADAPALRQVPGTRRKRQH from the coding sequence GTGAGCACCAGACGCCCCACCGCGCGCCGGCGCAGCAAGAAGAGCGCAGCGGCCGGTGATTCCTCCGCGAGCGGCGCGGGCAACGCGCGCACCGCGACGCGCGAGCGGCTGATCGACGCGGCCCGCCAGCTTCTCGAAGAAGGCGGCTATGGGGCAGCGTCGGTGCAGGCGGTCGCCGATCGCGCAGGCGTTGCCGCCGGCGCGATGTACCGTCACTTCCCTTCCAAGGCGGAGTTGTTCGTCGAGGTGTTCCGGCACGCCGCTGCGCATGACCTGGCGGCCGTGGATCAGGCGGCAACCGGCGGGACCTGCATGCAGCGTCTGGAAGCGGCAGTGGCAGCGCATGCCCGGGGCGTGCTGCGCCACCGGCGCCTGGCATGGGCACTGCTTTACGAACCGGTCGATCCACTCGTCGACGAGGAACGGTTGGTGTACCGGCGGACCTACTGCCGCCACATGGCCGGCCTGCTGCGACAGGCCGTGGCCGCCGGCGAGATTCCGCGCCAGGACGTCGAGCTCAGCGCTGCAGCGCTGGTCGGCGCCGTCGCCGAAGCTCTGGTCGGACCGCTCTCTCCCGTGGCGGGACAGATGGAATCCGCCGAGCGCATCATCGCCACTCTCGTTCGCTTCTGCCGGCGCAGCGTGGGCGCCGCCGATGCACCTGCGCTGCGGCAGGTGCCCGGCACGCGCAGGAAGCGGCAGCACTGA